AATAAATAAAATAAATAAAGAGCTAAGTGCTAAATTTGAAGGCAATGAAGAAAAAATTATGAAATATCTTGAAGATGAAAAGCTTCTTGATTTAGGACATGGTGGAATAGTTGCTGATAGATGTTATTCAGCACTTGTAAAAGAGAATGAAAATTATACTTCAAAAGCATATATAAAAGCTTTCAAAAAAGAGGTTACACAAGTTGTAGATTCTCTTGAAGAGTTTGTAGATAAATTAATTGAGCTTGAAGATGAAATTTATAATCAAAAATGGGATTACATAAAATATATTCAAAGTTTAATTGTAGCATTTAGTGAAGATAAAACAGATGAGCTTGTAAATAAATGGGCAAATGTAGATAGAGCTTGGATGAAAATAACTACACCTATTCAAATAGGTCATCCACTTGAATATTATGAAGACCACTTTAGAAAAGCTGTTGCACTAGAGTGGGATATTAGACTCACAAATCCAAAATTTGCTCAAAATGACCATAGAGTAAATAAAATAAAATCAGCATTTACAAAGATTTTTAATAGTTTTGAGCAAAATTCAAAAAGTGAAGAGTACAAAAAAATATTTGATTTTAGCTTCAAATCACTTGATAAAGTACAACTTTATGTTGGTCGACCAGCACTGTTTTTTGGAGCTGAACTAAATGGATTATTTTCAGCTCAAGTTGTACCAAATGATGAAGTTGTAAGTCTTGAAGAGGGTAAAAAAATATTTGCATTTTCTGATGAGATTTTACAAAGTAGTCGTGCTAAACCATTCTTAAAACTTAGCCGTGAGATATTTGGACAAGAGTTATTAACAAAAGATAGAAATTTTCTTTTTAAACAAACAGCTTCATGGCATAGTGTTTATGATATTACGACTATTGGGCATGAATATGGGCATATCTTATGGTGCGATGAAGAGACAGAGAGTTTTATGAATAAAACAGGAAATTTTAAAAATATAGAAGAGTTTAAAGCAACAACTGGAGGATTAATCTCATATTTACTTGATGAAAAAGATGATGAAAAACATCTAAAAGAAGCTATTTTAATAGATTTAATAAAAAGAAGTGTTGGACTTATCTCTTGGATGGAAGTTGATGAAGTTCAACCTTATTATTGCGAAGGCTTAATTCATCTTTGCGCTCTTTTTGAAAGTAATATTTTAACTTGGGATGAAGAGAAAAAAGAGCTAAAAATTGATTTAGAAGATGAAAAATTTGAAAAACTAAAAGTTTGGTATATCAAAAATTATACTGCTTTAGCAAAACACTATTTAGAAAAACTAGATGCTACAAAGTTTTTGAATATTTATGCTACTAAAAAAGATAAATATTTTATGCCAAATGATGAAAATATAAAATCTTTTGTAGAATATTATTTCAAAAGGTATCAAGAGATAGGTCAAGAGTTAGATACTTTTGATAAAAAAGAGAATTACATAAAATAGCTATTTCTATCATAACCACTATTTTAAGATGGTTATGATAGTTTAAATTTTTAGTATAGTTTTAAAACTTTATCTATACTCTATTTTACCTTGACTTGCTAATAAAGCTCCACAAAGATTGTATAGCACACGAGAGCCAACATTTGCATCCCAACCATTTTTACTATCTCCAACTTCAACTAAATCAAAACCTATAATCTTTCTTCCACTTTTTACTACCATAAAAATTAAATGCTCTAACTCGCCATATCTTAATCCTCCAGGAACTGGAGTTCCAGTATTTGGGCAGTTTAATGGTTCAAGTCCATCTATATCAATAGAGATATAAACATTTTTTGGAAGCTGTTCTATATATGGAGTAAAAACTTCTTCAAGAGATTTTCCAGTTGCAATTTGAGCTTGCATAGCTGTATCATAAAGACAATCACCTTTATCACCTAGATTAATCATTCTTTGTGCTTCTTCTTTACTATAATCTCTAATTCCAACTTGAATAAGTTTTGATACATTTTTACACTCATTTAAAACATTGTAAAAAATAGATGCGTGAGAATATGTAAACCCTTCATAAGCCTCTCTTAAATCGTGATGTGCATCTACATGAAGTATTCCAAAATCCTCTTTAGAAGTATCATCTAAAGCTTTTATAAGTCCTAAAGGACAAGAGTGATCACCACCAACAACTGCGACAAATTTATCTTTTTTTATTCTTTTCAAAGCTGCTTCATATACATGTGAATTTATTGCTTTTGAAACTTCATTTACATATTTTAAATCTTTTTTACAACTCTCACCACACTCAATTGCTTCTATTACTCTTAAAGCTTTTTTTCTAGTTTTATTACTAAGTTTTAGTATATGTTTATCTACTTCAAGCATAGAAATTCCAGCTTTATATGGTTTAATATAGTGATAATTTTCAACATCTAACTGATGACTTGCCAATCTTATATTATCAGGTGCTTTTGAAGTTCCTTCTCCAAATGAAACAGTAGCTTCCCAAGGAACTGGAATTAAAATTAAACTAGCCTCTTTTGGGTCTAAATTTCCACCAATAAATCCATCATCTTCTTGAGGTGGCAATCCTAATTCTAATAATTTTATCTCTTCTGTTAAGCTTCTGTATTTCATAATTTTTCCTAATAATTAATATTTCATATTATGATTATATGATAAAATAAATTAATATTTAACAAAGGTTGTATATCATGTTTGCAGTTATTTTTGAAGTTGAAATTAATCAAGAAAGAAAAGATGAGTATTTAAAAATTGCTTCAATATTAAAAGAGCAATTAGTAAATCAAAAAGGTTTTATAAGTGTTGAAAGATTTCAATCTTTAATAGATGAAAAAAAACTTCTATCATTATCATACTGGGAAGATGAAGAATCTATTCTTGCTTGGAAAAAAAATATTGACCATATGTCTGCTCAAAAAAAAGGAAGAGAGTCTATTTTTAAAGATTATAAAATAAATATTGCCAAAATTCAAAAATCATACACTTTAAAAACTAGTGATTTTGATAAGTAAGTATATTAATGGCTACTTTACTAAAAAATATATATTCAAAAGAGTTTATAGAAAAACTTTCAATTAGTCTGCAAGATAAATATAAAAATTTTAAAAAAGATGAGTTTAAAAAAGCTATTTTTATAAATAATTGGGAAAGTTTTGAACTAAAACAAAGAATGCGACATATCTCAAAAACTTTAAAAGTTTTTTTACCATTTTCATATAAAGAGCAAATTGAGATTTTAATAGAGGTAAAAAAAGATTTCAAAGCTTTGGAAGCTATGATTTTTCAAGATTTTGTTGAAGTTTTTGGGCTTGATGATTTTGAAATTTCAATGAAAGCTTTGGAACTTTTTACAATAGATTCAAGTAGTGAGTTTGCAATAAGACAATTTATAATTAAGTATGAAGATAAAACTATAAATCAAATGAAAATTTGGACAAAATCAAAAAATGAGCATATAAGAAGGCTTGCAAGTGAAGGAAGCAGACCTAGACTTCCTTGGGCTGTTGCTTTGCCAAATTTTAAGAAAAATCCACAAAAAGTATTTGAAATAATTGAGCTACTTAAAAATGACTCTTCAAAATATGTTCAAAAAAGTGTAGCAAATAACTTAAATGATATATCAAAAGATAATCCAAAAATGGTAGTAGAGTTTGTAAAAAATAATTTAAATATTTCAAAAAATCTTGATTGGATTTGTAAACATGGAAGTAGAACACTACTTAAAACAGGAGACAAAGAGGTATTAAATTTATTTAATTTTGATAAATCTCATCATATAAATCTCACAAATTTTTGTTGCGATAAAACTATATTTTTGAATGAAGATTTTAATTTTTCATTTGAGATAAATTCAGATGAACCTATTGGAAATATAAGAGTTGAATATGTTATTTATTATTTAAAATCAAACAATAATCATAATAAAAAAGTTTTTATGATAAGTCAAAATCATATAGAATCAACAAAAAAAAGATTTCAAAAAAAACAGAGTTTTAAAAATATGACAACTAGAAAACACTATATAGGAACTCATTTTATAGGAATTTTGATAAATGGAGTAGAAGTTTTAAAAGAGGAGTTTTTCTTACATGACCCCAGCAATTAATTTACTAAAAAAACATAAATGTGATTTTAAAATTCATAAATATGAACATGATCCAGCTTGTACAAATTTTGGAGATGAAGCCGTAGAAAAACTAGGTTTAGATGCAAATCAGGTTTATAAAACTTTACTTGCAGAACTCACTCCAAAAGAGTTGGTTGTTTGTGTAATTCCTGTTTCAAAACAGCTTAGTTTAAAAGAAGTTGCAGATATTTTTGGAGTAAAAAAAGCACAAATGGCTCAAAAAGATGAAGCACAAAAAGTAACTGGATATTTACTTGGAGGAATTTCACCTTTAGGACAAAAAAAGCTTTTAAGAACTGTTTTGGATGAGAGTATAAATGATTTTAAAACTATATTTATAAGTGGCGGAAAAAGAGGATTAGATATTGAATTAAATCCAAAAGATTTAGAAGTGATTTTAAAAGCAAAAGTGGGTAGAATAGTTGCTAAATAATTAAAAGGAGTTACCATGGCAAAAAACAAAGGTGAACCGAGTTTAGAAAAAATCGATGATTATAATGGAAATGAATCAAAACAAAAAAGAAACAGTGTAAGATTGATTGTTATTTTACTTCTTGCTTTAGGTGCATTTTTTGCATATATGAAACAACCTTCAAACCAAACAGCTATTGAAATTCAAGAGAAGACTTCAATTCCAGCTAGATAAAAGCTTTTAGCTTTTATCATAATTTTATATATACTACTCTCTTGAATATTTAAATATTTTACCTTTGTAAGGCTCTTCCAAAAAATCTGTATTTTTAGGTTCTATAAAGTTAAATGAAAAACCAAAAGTTTCCATCTGTTTTGTAAATTTTGATTGATACCCTCTATTTGGATTTACTAAAATAACCATTGCTTTATCATTTGCATGAGCATTTATAAAATTTGAAAGAAGAATTGCATGATCTCTTTCATATAATAAATCGCTTCCAATAATTAAATCAAATTTACCAAGTTCTTCTTGATATTCATTACTCCAACAAGTTCTTACAAATGGAATTTCATCATCTTTATTCAATTCTGTGTTAATATCTAAAAACTTTTCAGCTTCAGGATGATAGTCAGTTGCTGTAATATCAGCATTTAATCTATTTAAAATAAGGCTTGATAGACCAATTCCACATCCAACTTCTAAAATTCTTTTATTTTTAAAATCATAATCAAATATAAAATTTGCTAAAACTTCACTAGATGGCCAAATAACTCCAAACAAAGACCAAGTTGCACTTGATATCCCTAAATCTTCTGCTTTTTTATCTTTATCAGAGAATTGTTGTTTGTCTTTTAAAGTTCTTAAGTGTATATCATTATCACCAAACTCAATTGTTTGATATTTATAACGAAGAGGTTTCATAATATTGAGCTAATTATTAGTAACTTTTTTAAAATTTTTTTTATCATATTAATTCCTCTTTTATTTTAATTGTCTATTCATACTATCGCAATAGTAAAATAAAAGCAAATTTTAGTTTTTTATTTTAAAAAATTTATCAATATAATCTTTTAATACTATTAGTATAACTCCAAATAAAATAAACACTATTCCAATAACTAACCAAAAAGTTATTTTTTCATTAAAAACATAAACTCCAATTAGTACAGCGGTTAAAGGCTCTAATGCTCCTAAAATAGATGCACTTGTTGAACCAATTAGCTGAATTGCTTTTATTAAAAAAAGTAAAGATATGATTGTAGGAACGAGAGCTAAAAATATTGTATAAAACCACATATTGAAGTTTACTAAAGGCATTATATTTAAACTGCTATCAAAAAATGAGTGTATTAAAATAGTTATTGTACAAAATAGCATAGAGTAAAAAGTAACTTTTAGTGCAGACATTTTGAGATATTGATTTATAATAACTATATAAATAGCATAACACAATGATGAAACTATTACTAAAAATATCCCAAAATTACTAACATTTGCTCCATCACTTTCATATAATAATACAACTCCTAAAAATGCAAAAACTATTGATAAAATAGTTATTATTGAATTTTTCTCTTTAAAAAACAACGCCATTATAATTGCTACAAATATAGGATAAATAAATAAAACAGTAGATGCAAGTCCAGCATCCATATATAAAAATGAGTTAAATAAACTAATTGCAGAAATACCAAATAATAAACCTAAAAGAGCTAAAAGTATAATCTCTTTAAATTTTAAATAAAAAGAATCTTTTTTGATAATCATAAAAATAGCCAATAAAATTGAGGCAAAAATAAATCTATAAAAAATTACAGAGTTTACATTTAAACCCTCTTCATATAAAAAAAGTGCTCCTAATGGATTCATTCCATAGCAAATAGCAGAGATGATAGCTAGTATAACTCCTTTTGTTTGTAAACTCAAAAATATCCTTTAATTTTTTTATGGATTTTACTCAAAGAACTCTTATTTTAGGGTTTAAGAGATATTTTTATACAATTGCGCTTTAAAATTTAGGAGTAAAAATGAGAAAAATAATAACTTCAACTATTTTAGTTGGACTTTTATCTTCTGCCTTTGCAATGGATACAAAAATTTATGCAGGAGCAAGTGCCGCAAAAGTTGATAATCATAGCTATACACAATACAATATTGGTCACAATACTGGTACAAAACTTGATAATAATATTATTTTAGCTTTTGGAAATAGTTTAGGATATGGAAGAGTTAAAACAGGTCTTAGTGCAACAACAGTTGATATGGATGGAAAAGTAGGTTATGAGTTTGTTCAAAATTTAATTGCTTATGGAATTGGTTCTGGAGCAGTTCAATTTTATGATGATAGTACATATACAGGTTTAGGATATGGTGCTGCTTTAGAGTATAGAATTAGCCAAACTGTTTCAATAGAAGGTTCATACAAAACTATGAATATGAATAAAAGTAATCATAGCTATGATTATGATACAGCAAATTTAGGCGTTAAATTTGGATTTTAGAAGCTAAAGAGCTTCTAAATTATCAATCTTCAGGTGAGTTTATCATCCACATAGAGAAGATATCTAAATAGTTCCAAAAAGATTTTTTTAAATCTTCAGGAATATCCAAATCTTTTAAAATCTCAATATAACACTCAAGCCAAACTCTTCTAGCCTTTGGAGTTATTTTAAAAGGTGCATGTCTTTTTACCATCATAGGATTTCCTCTATGTTGATTAAAGTAGTCAGGACCTCCACAAATTTGTATAAAAAAATCTGCTGAATTTACTTTTGCTTGTTCAAACTCTTCATCATCTTGTGGAAACAGATCTTTTATTGAACTTTGTCTTAGTAAATCATAGTGTTTTGATATAATTTCTCTAAGTCCATCTTCTTTAATAGTTTCTAAAAATTTTAATGATGGTTTTTCAACAGCTGGTCTTGTTCCAAAAATTGCTTCTGATATTTTAAATTCCATTTTATAACCTTTTTTAATTAAATTGTTTTCAAAATCTTGCAATATTACAATAAATAGTATATTAAACTCTTTATTAAATAGTTTGTATGATAAAATACAAAATTATATTTTAAAGGTGTTTATGCAAGATTTAACAAACATAGTTGAGTGTTATAGCTGTGGATTATTTGTACAAAAAAGTGATTCTTCAAAATTTACTCAACGATGTCCTAGATGTGATAGTAAATTAAAAGAGGAAAACAGTCACTCAATTGATTCACTATTTTTTGCAATATCTAGTTTGATGTTATTTTTAATTTTAAGTTTATATCCTATTTTAAGCCTAAACTTAAATGCTCAAAGTTTAGATGCAAATATTTTAAAAACTGTATA
Above is a genomic segment from Aliarcobacter cryaerophilus containing:
- a CDS encoding DNA alkylation repair protein, translating into MATLLKNIYSKEFIEKLSISLQDKYKNFKKDEFKKAIFINNWESFELKQRMRHISKTLKVFLPFSYKEQIEILIEVKKDFKALEAMIFQDFVEVFGLDDFEISMKALELFTIDSSSEFAIRQFIIKYEDKTINQMKIWTKSKNEHIRRLASEGSRPRLPWAVALPNFKKNPQKVFEIIELLKNDSSKYVQKSVANNLNDISKDNPKMVVEFVKNNLNISKNLDWICKHGSRTLLKTGDKEVLNLFNFDKSHHINLTNFCCDKTIFLNEDFNFSFEINSDEPIGNIRVEYVIYYLKSNNNHNKKVFMISQNHIESTKKRFQKKQSFKNMTTRKHYIGTHFIGILINGVEVLKEEFFLHDPSN
- a CDS encoding antibiotic biosynthesis monooxygenase family protein, whose translation is MFAVIFEVEINQERKDEYLKIASILKEQLVNQKGFISVERFQSLIDEKKLLSLSYWEDEESILAWKKNIDHMSAQKKGRESIFKDYKINIAKIQKSYTLKTSDFDK
- a CDS encoding class I SAM-dependent methyltransferase, whose product is MKPLRYKYQTIEFGDNDIHLRTLKDKQQFSDKDKKAEDLGISSATWSLFGVIWPSSEVLANFIFDYDFKNKRILEVGCGIGLSSLILNRLNADITATDYHPEAEKFLDINTELNKDDEIPFVRTCWSNEYQEELGKFDLIIGSDLLYERDHAILLSNFINAHANDKAMVILVNPNRGYQSKFTKQMETFGFSFNFIEPKNTDFLEEPYKGKIFKYSRE
- a CDS encoding outer membrane beta-barrel protein, coding for MRKIITSTILVGLLSSAFAMDTKIYAGASAAKVDNHSYTQYNIGHNTGTKLDNNIILAFGNSLGYGRVKTGLSATTVDMDGKVGYEFVQNLIAYGIGSGAVQFYDDSTYTGLGYGAALEYRISQTVSIEGSYKTMNMNKSNHSYDYDTANLGVKFGF
- the ciaB gene encoding invasion protein CiaB, with the translated sequence MTKNQFIYDLQKIYDYLDNEKAKTNELLKFLEDKEFDKLSLIDDFAKSLDLKMSDDLRFALVTRLVNLRDDSLVQVLKKLEKSEEEIIEIQEKAYQFVKKYWHEKHKNLIDFIVQNNLLTPFYREIFIGVYNVGLAMSSWQSSWTAHIINKINKELSAKFEGNEEKIMKYLEDEKLLDLGHGGIVADRCYSALVKENENYTSKAYIKAFKKEVTQVVDSLEEFVDKLIELEDEIYNQKWDYIKYIQSLIVAFSEDKTDELVNKWANVDRAWMKITTPIQIGHPLEYYEDHFRKAVALEWDIRLTNPKFAQNDHRVNKIKSAFTKIFNSFEQNSKSEEYKKIFDFSFKSLDKVQLYVGRPALFFGAELNGLFSAQVVPNDEVVSLEEGKKIFAFSDEILQSSRAKPFLKLSREIFGQELLTKDRNFLFKQTASWHSVYDITTIGHEYGHILWCDEETESFMNKTGNFKNIEEFKATTGGLISYLLDEKDDEKHLKEAILIDLIKRSVGLISWMEVDEVQPYYCEGLIHLCALFESNILTWDEEKKELKIDLEDEKFEKLKVWYIKNYTALAKHYLEKLDATKFLNIYATKKDKYFMPNDENIKSFVEYYFKRYQEIGQELDTFDKKENYIK
- a CDS encoding agmatinase family protein encodes the protein MKYRSLTEEIKLLELGLPPQEDDGFIGGNLDPKEASLILIPVPWEATVSFGEGTSKAPDNIRLASHQLDVENYHYIKPYKAGISMLEVDKHILKLSNKTRKKALRVIEAIECGESCKKDLKYVNEVSKAINSHVYEAALKRIKKDKFVAVVGGDHSCPLGLIKALDDTSKEDFGILHVDAHHDLREAYEGFTYSHASIFYNVLNECKNVSKLIQVGIRDYSKEEAQRMINLGDKGDCLYDTAMQAQIATGKSLEEVFTPYIEQLPKNVYISIDIDGLEPLNCPNTGTPVPGGLRYGELEHLIFMVVKSGRKIIGFDLVEVGDSKNGWDANVGSRVLYNLCGALLASQGKIEYR
- a CDS encoding globin, whose product is MEFKISEAIFGTRPAVEKPSLKFLETIKEDGLREIISKHYDLLRQSSIKDLFPQDDEEFEQAKVNSADFFIQICGGPDYFNQHRGNPMMVKRHAPFKITPKARRVWLECYIEILKDLDIPEDLKKSFWNYLDIFSMWMINSPED
- the ybaK gene encoding Cys-tRNA(Pro) deacylase, with amino-acid sequence MTPAINLLKKHKCDFKIHKYEHDPACTNFGDEAVEKLGLDANQVYKTLLAELTPKELVVCVIPVSKQLSLKEVADIFGVKKAQMAQKDEAQKVTGYLLGGISPLGQKKLLRTVLDESINDFKTIFISGGKRGLDIELNPKDLEVILKAKVGRIVAK
- a CDS encoding DMT family transporter, with amino-acid sequence MSLQTKGVILAIISAICYGMNPLGALFLYEEGLNVNSVIFYRFIFASILLAIFMIIKKDSFYLKFKEIILLALLGLLFGISAISLFNSFLYMDAGLASTVLFIYPIFVAIIMALFFKEKNSIITILSIVFAFLGVVLLYESDGANVSNFGIFLVIVSSLCYAIYIVIINQYLKMSALKVTFYSMLFCTITILIHSFFDSSLNIMPLVNFNMWFYTIFLALVPTIISLLFLIKAIQLIGSTSASILGALEPLTAVLIGVYVFNEKITFWLVIGIVFILFGVILIVLKDYIDKFFKIKN